Proteins from a single region of Paraglaciecola sp. T6c:
- a CDS encoding DASH family cryptochrome, with the protein MKKLSSALPKRGIFWFRHDLRLHDNPALVALSEQVDELLCVFIIDPRWFKSSHFQSAHMGDKRWAFLQQSLSELQRHLQEQGQQLFVLEGETLEVLDALIGSYTPDIVASGMHPGVYERQQWQRVKQGNPNTLFIQENGHSLFQPATLPFEIEYLPASFTPFRKRVEDLQVAVALPAPTALPPAPDLAWLSSKNVNPPKKAIGLAFTGGEDAALAQLEYTLFTSHNIKNYKQTRNGLDGWDYSSKLSPWLANGCLSVRQVFTELRRYESEYEKNDSTYWLYFELLWREYFQWHLFKYQSKLFQFSGTQDTRPLTTFVALRFAMWCQGETPYPIVNACMKQLNHTGYMSNRGRQLVASCLVNELGVDWRFGAAYFEQQLVDFDVASNWGNWQYLSGVGVDPRGHRRFDLAKQAQQYDPNGEFVRQWAGDTYVSGIDQTDAADWPLG; encoded by the coding sequence TTGAAAAAGCTATCTTCAGCCCTCCCAAAACGAGGCATTTTTTGGTTTCGTCATGATCTGCGTTTACATGATAACCCTGCGCTTGTTGCGCTTAGTGAACAAGTCGATGAGCTATTATGTGTATTTATAATCGACCCACGATGGTTCAAGAGTAGCCATTTTCAGTCGGCGCATATGGGCGATAAACGTTGGGCGTTCCTGCAACAGAGTCTGTCTGAATTACAGCGTCATTTGCAGGAGCAAGGCCAACAGCTGTTCGTACTTGAGGGAGAAACCTTAGAGGTACTTGACGCCCTTATTGGTAGTTATACTCCAGATATAGTCGCCTCAGGTATGCACCCTGGTGTGTATGAGCGCCAGCAGTGGCAAAGAGTAAAACAAGGTAACCCTAATACACTCTTTATTCAGGAAAACGGTCACAGCTTATTTCAACCTGCTACGCTACCGTTTGAAATAGAATACTTGCCCGCAAGCTTCACTCCCTTTAGGAAACGCGTCGAGGATCTGCAAGTAGCAGTTGCTTTGCCAGCCCCGACAGCTCTGCCACCCGCTCCCGATTTAGCTTGGTTATCATCTAAGAACGTAAACCCACCGAAAAAAGCAATTGGGCTTGCCTTCACAGGAGGTGAGGACGCTGCTTTAGCGCAACTTGAGTACACTCTTTTTACCAGCCACAACATTAAAAATTATAAACAAACACGTAACGGTTTGGATGGGTGGGACTATTCCAGCAAGCTATCCCCTTGGCTCGCCAATGGGTGCCTTTCTGTTAGGCAAGTATTCACTGAGCTGAGGCGCTACGAATCAGAATATGAAAAAAATGACTCAACCTATTGGCTTTACTTTGAGCTGCTATGGCGAGAGTACTTTCAATGGCACCTGTTTAAATACCAATCAAAACTATTTCAGTTTTCTGGGACGCAAGACACTCGTCCTTTAACCACCTTCGTCGCTTTACGGTTCGCAATGTGGTGCCAAGGTGAAACGCCTTATCCCATCGTGAATGCCTGTATGAAGCAATTAAATCATACTGGCTACATGTCAAATCGAGGACGCCAGTTAGTCGCTAGTTGCTTGGTAAATGAGCTCGGTGTTGATTGGCGCTTCGGGGCAGCTTACTTTGAACAACAACTTGTCGACTTTGATGTGGCATCAAACTGGGGGAACTGGCAGTACCTTTCAGGTGTAGGCGTAGACCCTAGAGGACATAGACGATTCGATTTAGCCAAGCAGGCGCAACAATATGATCCGAACGGGGAATTTGTGCGCCAATGGGCTGGGGATACATACGTTAGCGGTATAGACCAAACAGACGCGGCAGACTGGCCTCTTGGATAA
- a CDS encoding aldehyde dehydrogenase family protein — MQSFSMLINGELVQGNRPLDIVNPATEEVFQRITCADESQFEQAIGAAKAAFPQWQTVDMQTRRDCLNKLADTLEEQTNVFAELLTQEQGKPLAESIAEVGFSCAFIRYFAQSELPIETYQDDETAKIELHRKPLGVIAGVVPWNFPLMIGSFKLAPAVLAGNTFILKPPATTPLCVLKLSEICQQIFPKGVVNIITDNNDLGHILSTHPDVAKVAFTGSTPTGKKIMSAASTTLKRLTLELGGNDAGIVLPDVDPKKIAPAIFGTAFMNCGQVCIALKRLYVHEDIYDDLVSELSELANNATVGNGLHEGVTFGPIQNKAQFIKVQEYLTDAKENGVIAAGGEVLDGPGFFMRPTIVRDVTDGCKVVDEEPFGPILPVIKYKNIDEAVERANNSVFGLGGSVWSNDLDKAYDVAKRLECGTTWINQHLNFGPTVPFGGAKESGIGVEFAQEGLLEYTQVHVINMAKQTF; from the coding sequence ATGCAATCATTTTCAATGCTAATAAACGGCGAGCTAGTACAAGGTAATCGCCCGTTAGATATCGTTAATCCAGCCACAGAAGAAGTATTTCAACGCATAACCTGCGCTGATGAAAGTCAGTTCGAGCAAGCCATTGGCGCAGCGAAAGCAGCGTTCCCTCAGTGGCAAACCGTTGATATGCAAACCCGCAGAGACTGCCTTAACAAATTAGCGGATACTTTAGAAGAGCAAACCAATGTTTTCGCCGAGCTACTCACTCAAGAACAAGGCAAACCATTGGCCGAATCTATTGCTGAAGTGGGTTTCAGTTGTGCCTTTATTCGTTATTTTGCTCAAAGTGAATTACCCATTGAAACCTATCAAGATGATGAAACCGCCAAAATAGAACTACATCGCAAACCACTTGGCGTGATCGCAGGTGTGGTCCCTTGGAATTTCCCCTTGATGATAGGCAGCTTTAAGTTGGCGCCAGCAGTGCTGGCTGGCAATACGTTTATATTGAAACCACCTGCTACCACACCTTTGTGCGTACTTAAATTGTCTGAAATATGCCAGCAGATATTCCCTAAAGGCGTGGTGAATATCATTACTGACAACAATGACTTGGGGCATATACTTAGCACCCATCCTGATGTAGCGAAAGTGGCATTTACCGGTTCAACGCCTACGGGCAAAAAGATCATGTCAGCAGCATCGACAACGCTTAAGCGATTGACGTTAGAGCTTGGTGGTAACGACGCAGGCATAGTACTACCCGATGTTGATCCGAAGAAAATTGCCCCTGCTATTTTTGGTACCGCGTTTATGAACTGCGGTCAGGTGTGTATTGCCCTTAAACGCTTATATGTGCATGAAGATATTTACGACGACCTCGTAAGCGAGCTCAGTGAACTGGCGAACAATGCCACTGTGGGCAATGGGCTACATGAAGGCGTTACCTTTGGTCCGATTCAAAACAAAGCGCAATTTATCAAAGTACAAGAGTACCTAACAGATGCAAAAGAAAACGGCGTTATCGCCGCAGGCGGCGAAGTGCTCGACGGCCCGGGCTTCTTTATGCGCCCAACCATAGTGCGTGATGTAACCGATGGCTGCAAAGTAGTAGATGAAGAACCATTCGGCCCTATTTTGCCGGTGATTAAATACAAAAACATAGATGAGGCTGTTGAACGTGCAAACAACTCAGTGTTTGGCCTAGGTGGCTCGGTGTGGTCGAATGATTTGGATAAAGCGTATGACGTCGCCAAACGCTTAGAATGTGGAACCACATGGATAAACCAACACCTCAACTTTGGCCCAACCGTTCCCTTTGGCGGCGCAAAAGAGTCTGGTATCGGCGTTGAATTCGCCCAAGAAGGCTTATTGGAGTACACCCAAGTGCATGTAATTAATATGGCCAAGCAAACGTTTTAG
- a CDS encoding AMP-binding protein, producing the protein MALKQSYICGKADSQLIYQTIGEYFDYISQKHADSEALVVAHQDVRWTYATLKQKVDELATGLLALGIGKGDRVGIWGPNSFEWTVTQFATAKIGAIMVCLNPAYRLRELEYALNKVECKAIVCAEQFKSSCYPEMLQQLIPELARCDASNIQCAAAPHLRNIIKMGNSTVPGMLNYERVTQMGGDAERNQMATITSQLLPDDPINIQFTSGTTGQPKGATLTHCNILNNGFLAGEGMRLSPNDRVCIPVPLYHCFGMVLGNLSCIAHGATMIYPNDAFDPLTTLQVVEKERCTALHGVPTMFISELDHADFKQFDLSSLRTGIMAGSLCPAEVMKRVINEMHMEHVLIGYGQTELSPLNHLTLPEDPLQKRVETVGRVMSRIEVKLVDEYNRVIPIGERGEVCTRGYSVMRGYWNDPIRTAETIDAGGWLHSGDIGIMDEDGYVTIVGRSKDMIIRGGENIYPKEIEEFLYTHPAVQDIQVFGIAHTDFGEEVCAWICLKPGSSACATEITDFCKNQIAHFKIPKHIRFVEEFPLTVTGKVQKFKMREVMELEISQVSPPSSPSK; encoded by the coding sequence ATGGCCCTTAAACAAAGCTATATATGTGGTAAAGCTGACTCCCAGCTGATTTACCAAACCATTGGCGAATATTTTGATTACATCAGCCAAAAACATGCAGACAGCGAAGCCTTGGTGGTTGCCCATCAAGACGTTCGTTGGACATACGCCACCCTCAAACAAAAGGTAGACGAGTTAGCCACCGGCCTACTCGCCCTTGGCATAGGAAAGGGCGATCGCGTGGGTATCTGGGGGCCCAACTCTTTTGAATGGACAGTCACCCAATTTGCCACGGCAAAAATTGGTGCGATCATGGTGTGCCTCAATCCTGCTTATCGCTTGCGTGAATTAGAATATGCATTGAACAAGGTTGAGTGCAAAGCGATCGTCTGTGCCGAACAGTTTAAGAGCAGCTGTTACCCAGAAATGTTGCAACAGCTTATACCTGAATTAGCTCGTTGTGACGCCAGCAATATTCAATGTGCTGCCGCACCACACTTACGCAATATCATTAAGATGGGCAACAGCACTGTACCTGGCATGCTCAATTATGAGCGCGTGACCCAAATGGGTGGTGATGCTGAGCGAAATCAAATGGCAACAATTACTAGTCAGTTGCTGCCTGACGATCCCATCAACATTCAATTTACCAGTGGCACTACTGGGCAGCCTAAGGGGGCCACCTTAACCCATTGCAATATTCTCAATAATGGCTTTTTGGCCGGTGAAGGCATGCGCCTAAGCCCTAATGACCGAGTATGTATACCGGTTCCCCTTTATCATTGTTTTGGCATGGTATTGGGTAATTTATCTTGTATCGCCCATGGTGCCACCATGATTTACCCCAACGATGCGTTCGATCCGTTAACCACATTGCAAGTGGTTGAAAAGGAGCGCTGTACTGCATTGCATGGTGTGCCCACCATGTTTATATCAGAGCTCGATCATGCAGATTTTAAGCAATTTGATTTATCTAGCTTACGCACCGGCATTATGGCGGGGTCATTGTGCCCTGCTGAAGTTATGAAGCGGGTGATCAATGAAATGCACATGGAACATGTGCTCATCGGCTATGGGCAAACTGAACTTAGCCCGCTGAATCATTTAACCCTACCAGAAGACCCATTACAAAAACGAGTAGAAACCGTAGGCCGTGTGATGTCTCGCATCGAGGTTAAACTTGTAGATGAATACAACCGGGTAATTCCTATTGGTGAGCGCGGCGAAGTGTGTACACGCGGATATTCTGTGATGCGTGGTTACTGGAACGACCCAATTCGCACAGCTGAAACCATAGATGCAGGCGGTTGGCTGCACTCAGGTGATATTGGCATCATGGATGAAGATGGCTACGTCACCATAGTCGGTCGCAGTAAAGACATGATTATTCGCGGCGGAGAGAATATTTACCCCAAAGAAATAGAAGAATTCTTATACACACACCCTGCCGTACAAGACATACAAGTATTCGGCATCGCCCACACGGACTTTGGTGAAGAGGTATGTGCTTGGATCTGCCTTAAACCTGGCAGCAGCGCTTGTGCCACTGAAATCACTGATTTCTGCAAGAACCAAATCGCCCACTTTAAAATTCCTAAGCACATACGGTTTGTCGAAGAGTTTCCGTTAACGGTGACTGGCAAGGTGCAAAAATTCAAAATGCGCGAAGTCATGGAGCTCGAAATTTCTCAAGTTTCACCTCCATCTTCCCCATCAAAATAG
- a CDS encoding TonB-dependent receptor — translation MKTLNYSSISTAITLGLASISGLASIRAHADVLEVIEVTAQKRTQSVQEVGISITAFSGDQIDALGYDNAQEVTAMAPGVTAIQPNGPSAFYINIRGVAQNDFSGDHQESPVAVYLDEAYISASSGAGFQLFDIERVEILKGPQGTLFGRNATGGLVHYISRKPTDTFEGYGKVTLGSYNQVLTEGAIGGALTDTLFSRFSFTTNNHDPYINNTLGKDLNNGDDWAARLQFLLEVTDDVEWLVSARRGEQDIDSGFFEHSSARLNPATGLGEHFDGPNLTTSAYQEPDNGVYTGSYDRIGFNKVESQGVTSNLQWDFGDILFTSITDIWSLEKDYIEDSDASPQDYYNFFLQSDVDQFSQELRLNGQSENTRWVTGLYYLDIDGTFANGGEVRGFVDQLAGAGAGTGPVTGGPVTIWTPFDTTTETYSVFAQVEYDVNEQWTVIGGLRWANEEKSIDYSQNYVEIANGSNPSAANIVNPDPLGFGGPLFVFNDDTFDFASLDDDYVTAKAEVDFSPAKGTLFYLSYNRGIKSGGYNAPLDITDFLDGNPETGGPEEMKFDKETLHAYEFGIKHQLNSTTRVNGAVYYYDYDDYQAFRLEGLTTFVFNTGASVSGAELEITSNPIDNLDLLLGVSYVDNNVEDAYQLPNGDLIDRRAVVTPEWNINGLARYGWQLADGELAAQIDFVYMSEHYFQLKNSPVGEQSSYALFNARVSYTSDDGKWVFAGFVDNLLDKEYRVMAFDLAGGPEAGGFGMVENYYGKPRWWGLSATYKFE, via the coding sequence ATGAAAACACTAAACTATTCGAGCATATCTACCGCGATCACGCTTGGCCTCGCCAGTATAAGTGGCTTGGCCAGTATTCGCGCCCACGCTGATGTATTAGAAGTCATAGAAGTGACCGCACAAAAACGCACCCAAAGCGTTCAAGAAGTGGGCATTTCAATCACCGCGTTCAGTGGCGATCAAATTGACGCATTAGGCTACGATAACGCCCAAGAAGTGACCGCCATGGCGCCAGGGGTTACAGCCATTCAGCCCAATGGCCCTTCCGCGTTTTACATCAATATTCGTGGTGTGGCGCAGAATGACTTTTCGGGTGATCATCAAGAATCCCCCGTGGCAGTGTACCTAGATGAAGCGTATATCAGTGCCTCTTCAGGGGCAGGATTCCAGTTATTTGACATCGAGCGAGTCGAAATACTCAAAGGGCCACAAGGCACCTTATTTGGCAGAAATGCGACGGGGGGCTTGGTACATTACATATCACGTAAACCCACCGACACCTTCGAAGGATACGGTAAGGTTACCCTAGGCAGCTATAACCAAGTCCTCACCGAAGGTGCCATAGGCGGCGCACTCACTGACACCCTCTTCTCTCGCTTCTCATTCACCACCAATAATCACGACCCCTACATCAACAACACTTTAGGTAAAGATCTCAACAATGGCGACGACTGGGCTGCACGCCTACAGTTTTTGCTTGAAGTCACAGATGACGTGGAATGGTTAGTCAGCGCTAGACGCGGCGAACAAGATATCGACAGCGGTTTTTTTGAACACTCCAGTGCTCGCCTCAATCCAGCCACAGGCTTAGGAGAGCATTTTGACGGGCCTAATTTAACTACCTCAGCTTATCAAGAGCCTGATAACGGCGTGTACACAGGCTCATACGACAGAATTGGCTTTAACAAAGTCGAAAGCCAAGGCGTCACCAGTAATTTACAATGGGATTTTGGCGATATTCTGTTTACCTCCATTACTGATATTTGGAGCTTAGAAAAAGACTATATCGAAGATTCAGACGCCTCCCCGCAAGATTACTACAACTTTTTCCTGCAATCTGATGTTGACCAATTCTCACAAGAATTACGCCTAAATGGCCAAAGTGAGAATACCCGCTGGGTAACCGGCCTTTACTATTTAGATATCGACGGCACCTTTGCCAATGGTGGCGAAGTTCGCGGATTCGTTGACCAGCTTGCTGGTGCAGGGGCAGGCACGGGGCCCGTAACCGGTGGCCCAGTGACGATTTGGACTCCTTTTGATACCACCACAGAAACCTACTCGGTGTTCGCTCAAGTGGAATACGATGTAAATGAACAATGGACGGTGATCGGCGGCTTGCGCTGGGCTAACGAAGAAAAGTCCATTGATTACTCACAAAATTACGTTGAAATCGCCAATGGTAGCAACCCCTCTGCGGCTAATATTGTTAACCCGGATCCCCTGGGATTTGGTGGGCCGCTATTTGTGTTTAATGACGACACCTTCGACTTCGCTAGTCTTGACGATGATTACGTCACCGCTAAAGCCGAAGTCGATTTCAGCCCAGCTAAAGGCACTCTGTTTTATTTAAGTTATAACCGCGGTATTAAAAGTGGCGGCTATAACGCACCGTTGGATATCACCGATTTTCTCGACGGCAACCCAGAAACTGGTGGCCCAGAAGAAATGAAATTCGACAAAGAAACGCTGCACGCCTATGAGTTTGGTATTAAACATCAGCTTAATTCAACTACCCGCGTAAACGGTGCGGTGTATTACTACGACTACGATGATTATCAGGCTTTTCGCTTAGAGGGCCTGACGACTTTTGTTTTCAATACCGGTGCCAGTGTCAGCGGCGCAGAACTTGAAATCACCTCAAACCCTATAGACAACCTCGACTTGTTACTGGGCGTAAGTTACGTCGACAACAACGTTGAAGACGCTTATCAATTACCTAATGGTGATTTAATCGACCGCCGTGCGGTGGTCACCCCAGAGTGGAATATTAACGGCTTAGCCCGCTATGGCTGGCAGCTCGCGGATGGCGAGTTAGCCGCGCAAATTGACTTCGTCTATATGAGCGAACACTACTTTCAATTGAAAAATTCCCCCGTGGGCGAGCAAAGCAGCTATGCCCTTTTCAATGCCCGAGTGTCTTACACCTCTGATGATGGCAAATGGGTATTCGCGGGTTTTGTAGACAATCTATTAGACAAAGAATACCGCGTGATGGCCTTTGATCTAGCTGGCGGGCCCGAAGCAGGTGGTTTTGGCATGGTCGAAAATTATTATGGTAAACCCAGATGGTGGGGACTCAGTGCCACCTATAAATTCGAATAA
- a CDS encoding c-type cytochrome encodes MPNTIQFKHITSALGLAIMLLQPQVSYANDAHTKMKYTLFCSGCHTADGRGSGDPRIPDMRNFVGYFAAVEGGREFLIQVPGVSTAPLKSKELAQIVNWMLRSFSADQLPDDFKPFDEQEVERLRQYVLRSELGDTRKALVTRIEEYKKK; translated from the coding sequence ATGCCTAACACGATTCAATTCAAACACATAACGTCAGCCCTCGGGCTGGCCATAATGTTGTTACAGCCTCAAGTCAGCTATGCAAATGACGCTCATACCAAGATGAAATACACCTTGTTTTGCAGTGGTTGTCATACCGCGGATGGCCGCGGAAGTGGTGATCCGCGCATACCCGACATGCGCAACTTCGTAGGCTATTTTGCCGCCGTTGAAGGTGGCCGTGAATTTTTGATTCAAGTACCTGGCGTGTCAACCGCCCCCTTAAAAAGTAAGGAGTTAGCGCAAATCGTCAACTGGATGCTGCGCTCCTTTAGTGCAGATCAATTACCAGATGACTTCAAACCGTTTGATGAACAAGAGGTGGAGCGATTGCGGCAGTACGTTCTACGTAGCGAATTGGGAGACACGCGCAAAGCGCTGGTTACCCGAATAGAAGAGTACAAAAAAAAATAA
- a CDS encoding methylamine dehydrogenase light chain, protein MKWFDKFFENKTRNIARTSSRRSFLSNVGKAVVGVSVIPALPVAKAAGGGASAGAHYPGVAAQPSTNEGDPGDPTTCEYWRYCGIDGFLCSCCGGSQSACPPGTEMSPITWIGTCLNPADNKHYIISYNDCCGKAACGRCFCNRNEDDTPMYRAFSNNDTNWCVGASSETYVCSTAIILGTSIES, encoded by the coding sequence ATGAAATGGTTTGATAAATTCTTTGAAAATAAAACCCGCAATATCGCCCGCACTAGTTCAAGACGAAGTTTTTTATCCAATGTGGGGAAAGCCGTGGTAGGCGTATCAGTTATTCCAGCCTTACCCGTTGCCAAAGCTGCCGGTGGCGGCGCTTCTGCGGGAGCCCATTACCCTGGCGTAGCGGCGCAACCTAGCACAAATGAAGGTGATCCTGGCGACCCAACCACCTGCGAATACTGGCGTTACTGCGGTATCGACGGCTTTTTATGTTCTTGCTGTGGCGGCTCTCAATCAGCCTGTCCGCCGGGCACTGAAATGTCACCCATCACCTGGATAGGCACCTGCCTTAATCCTGCGGACAACAAGCACTACATCATTTCTTATAACGATTGCTGTGGTAAGGCCGCATGTGGACGTTGCTTCTGTAACCGCAATGAGGATGACACCCCTATGTATCGCGCGTTTTCAAACAACGATACTAACTGGTGTGTGGGCGCATCGAGCGAAACCTATGTTTGCTCAACGGCAATAATCCTCGGCACATCGATTGAGTCATAG
- a CDS encoding redoxin family protein, protein MSNLFLFTFALLWVLVIALGVVVYALARQVGVLYERVAPAGALAMNQQLKAGDKAPEISVKTITNQKLFIGKPTKKSTLLFFLSPDCPVCKEYLPVIISLSHAERSHLDVVFVSDGDEPDHQAFIKEKKLENFPYVLSEEVGKKYGVSRLPYATLIDKSGIISSMGLVNSREHIESLLNAQDLNVASIQEFLEKQGNNERTLYKQA, encoded by the coding sequence ATGTCAAACTTATTCTTATTCACTTTCGCCCTGCTATGGGTACTGGTTATCGCACTTGGTGTCGTAGTTTACGCCCTAGCACGTCAGGTCGGTGTGCTGTACGAACGCGTGGCTCCTGCGGGCGCCCTAGCTATGAATCAACAACTTAAAGCCGGGGATAAAGCCCCTGAAATTTCAGTCAAAACCATCACCAATCAGAAATTGTTTATCGGCAAGCCGACTAAGAAGAGCACCTTACTGTTCTTTTTATCCCCGGATTGCCCAGTATGTAAAGAGTACCTACCTGTCATTATCTCCCTATCCCATGCCGAGCGTTCGCATTTAGACGTGGTATTTGTAAGCGATGGTGATGAACCAGATCATCAGGCTTTTATCAAAGAGAAAAAACTCGAAAACTTCCCTTATGTGCTCTCAGAAGAGGTGGGTAAAAAATACGGTGTGAGCCGCTTACCTTACGCCACCCTTATCGACAAGAGCGGCATTATCTCTTCAATGGGCTTGGTCAATTCTCGCGAACACATCGAAAGCCTGCTCAATGCCCAAGACCTCAATGTTGCATCGATTCAAGAGTTCCTAGAGAAACAAGGAAACAACGAACGCACCCTTTATAAACAGGCTTAA
- a CDS encoding MauE/DoxX family redox-associated membrane protein: MLINLLLGLLCVFWAACAIHKLADINSFTHNLKQYQWVPHIHSNILVVGLVLVEAICATLLLLPTFQLIGLLLAGALLLAYSGLIALNIYSGNQDFDCGCLFGSQEQRLSVSLLWRNAGILLLHVIAAIGVQFATPSASDLLISILFGTVTLLIGVIAQQLFRNQSHINAVRR, encoded by the coding sequence ATGCTAATTAACTTATTACTCGGCCTGCTCTGCGTATTTTGGGCAGCCTGCGCCATTCATAAACTCGCTGATATAAATAGCTTCACTCACAACCTAAAACAATACCAATGGGTACCGCACATTCATTCTAATATATTGGTAGTTGGTTTGGTTCTAGTGGAAGCCATATGTGCCACATTATTGCTACTCCCCACCTTTCAGTTAATCGGTTTACTCCTCGCTGGCGCGTTATTACTCGCTTACAGCGGACTTATTGCACTTAATATTTACTCAGGCAATCAAGATTTTGATTGCGGGTGCTTGTTCGGTAGTCAAGAACAACGCCTGAGTGTCAGCCTTTTATGGCGCAACGCAGGCATTTTATTACTTCATGTGATTGCAGCTATAGGTGTGCAATTCGCTACACCTAGCGCATCAGATCTACTCATTAGCATATTGTTTGGCACCGTCACTCTACTTATTGGAGTGATAGCACAGCAACTATTTCGCAACCAATCCCACATCAACGCCGTTAGAAGGTAA
- a CDS encoding amine dehydrogenase large subunit, with protein MVSKKILLLSSLLFCSVSHAELPNDTVPKVLTLPQTHGESWLYVQDMNFWGMTEGKVIILDIASSTRNYKGQVSTGFFGSFIPSTERNEMYSAETYYSRGTRGVRTDVLSVWDNATLTVKNEIELPHKKRAQTVSEKNATQLIDEDKYMLVFNFTPATSVSVIDMLEHKVLNDVDIPGCSLIYPSGERGFSTLCADGSMLSIQLDEQGEVASETRVPSFFNVDEDPLFEKYARINNIGYFPTFHGYMQPVDLSGDVAKPQQKWDLLSASEREQNWRPGGWQIISGHPDGRVFVLMHKDGVNGSHKDGGTEVWVYDTQQHKKVKTIPLETHGISLEITKGDNPLLAVTNANMMIDVYDAKSAELQRTLSIGGDNANPFTLTAVE; from the coding sequence ATGGTTAGCAAAAAAATACTACTTCTCTCATCACTGCTGTTTTGTTCGGTGAGCCATGCCGAATTACCTAATGACACCGTGCCCAAAGTACTCACGCTTCCCCAGACGCACGGCGAATCGTGGTTGTATGTGCAAGACATGAATTTCTGGGGAATGACCGAGGGCAAGGTGATCATTCTGGACATCGCCAGCAGCACACGTAACTATAAAGGCCAAGTGAGCACAGGGTTTTTCGGCTCGTTTATTCCTTCCACTGAACGCAACGAAATGTACAGCGCCGAAACCTATTACTCACGTGGCACTCGCGGAGTGCGCACAGATGTTTTGTCCGTTTGGGATAACGCCACTCTTACCGTGAAGAATGAAATTGAATTGCCTCACAAGAAGCGCGCTCAAACGGTTTCAGAGAAAAATGCCACTCAGCTAATCGATGAAGACAAGTACATGCTTGTTTTCAACTTTACCCCTGCCACCTCAGTGTCCGTCATCGATATGCTCGAGCACAAAGTCCTCAACGACGTGGACATTCCAGGTTGCAGCTTAATTTATCCCTCTGGTGAACGCGGCTTTAGTACCTTGTGCGCCGATGGATCCATGCTAAGCATTCAGCTAGATGAACAAGGCGAAGTCGCCAGCGAGACCCGCGTTCCGTCGTTTTTCAATGTGGATGAAGACCCGCTTTTCGAAAAATACGCCCGTATCAACAATATCGGTTATTTCCCAACGTTCCATGGCTATATGCAACCCGTGGACCTAAGTGGCGATGTGGCGAAGCCGCAACAGAAGTGGGATCTGCTAAGCGCCAGCGAGCGTGAGCAAAACTGGCGACCTGGTGGGTGGCAAATTATATCAGGACACCCTGATGGACGCGTTTTTGTCTTGATGCACAAAGATGGCGTAAACGGCAGCCATAAAGACGGCGGCACAGAAGTATGGGTGTATGACACCCAGCAACACAAAAAAGTGAAAACCATCCCTCTTGAAACCCATGGCATTTCCCTTGAAATCACCAAAGGTGACAACCCACTTTTAGCTGTCACCAATGCAAACATGATGATCGACGTGTACGACGCAAAAAGTGCAGAGCTACAGCGTACCCTCTCCATTGGTGGTGATAACGCTAACCCCTTCACACTCACGGCTGTGGAGTAA
- a CDS encoding TetR/AcrR family transcriptional regulator, with product MRNIRKGTGESRRGKETLLLILNSAKTILIEQGYSKLSMRKVAVGAQISVGNLQYYYPSKNDLLKDMLDHSIDEFMDEFERLRLGTNNDPELHLKSIINFIVLDLGNPTTTTFYPELWALANHDEYADKLMDEIYARVRVPLEDSIMRLNPRLDFEQVQKVALFISSSMEGMTMFVGHGKVWNDSIQHMANIATMSFLQLVKNITPEDIQENSFILAADKG from the coding sequence ATGAGAAATATTAGGAAGGGGACAGGGGAGTCTCGTCGCGGTAAAGAAACTCTTTTACTGATACTAAATTCCGCTAAAACCATATTGATTGAGCAAGGCTATAGTAAGTTGTCTATGCGTAAGGTTGCTGTGGGCGCGCAAATTAGCGTGGGAAATTTACAATATTACTATCCAAGCAAGAATGACTTGCTCAAAGATATGCTCGATCACAGCATTGATGAGTTTATGGATGAATTTGAACGATTAAGATTGGGGACGAATAACGATCCTGAGCTGCATCTCAAATCCATTATCAATTTTATCGTACTTGATTTAGGCAACCCCACAACGACTACGTTTTATCCTGAGTTATGGGCCTTAGCAAATCACGATGAATATGCTGACAAATTAATGGATGAAATATACGCTCGCGTGCGCGTACCTCTTGAAGATAGCATTATGCGGCTAAACCCAAGGCTTGATTTTGAGCAGGTGCAGAAAGTGGCTTTGTTTATTTCTTCATCCATGGAAGGCATGACCATGTTCGTTGGCCACGGCAAAGTGTGGAACGATTCTATTCAACACATGGCGAACATAGCAACAATGAGCTTTCTTCAGTTGGTCAAAAATATTACGCCTGAAGATATTCAAGAGAATAGTTTTATACTTGCCGCTGACAAAGGGTAA